Sequence from the Brevinematales bacterium genome:
TTACTCTAGTTCAAAAGGTTGATACAAACATTATAAGACTAGATTTTGTTGGCTCTTTAGATATGTTCTATACAAATTCTGTGTATGTATTTTCGAATAAATCATTTTACTATACATCTGTAACGAATATTGCTGCTAGCGTCTTTAGTGATTTGTTCTTTAGGAATATTTTTATGGAGGATATTTATAACAAGTTTCTTAATGATGTTGCGTTTAACCTTGTTTACGTGGTGTCTACAGGATGGAAAGGAAGTTATGGATACTATTCTTCTAAAGATGGTATAATTCAGTCGATATTTGGAGGTAGTACAAATGAAGAAACAACAAGGCGTACAAACCGCAGGAATATACCTACTATTGGGGGAGAATAATTTTGAAAAGGAAGAATTTTTGAGAAGACTTATATTAGATTTTTCTAAAGGAAAGTCTGTGAGTTTGATTAGTATTGATTATAGTGAAGATCAAGCTATACATAAGTTCATAGCTGAGCTTAGGACATCATCACTTTTTACTTCTTATAAAATTGTATTACTCAAGAATCTAGATAAGCCTATGACTAGGCAGGAAAGAGAGCTTATAGTCGAGCTTTTGGGGAGTTTTTATAGTAATGAAATTTTGGTAGTTATCATTTCATCTTTATCGCCTTATAAGTTTGATAAAACAGTATCTACGTTGATAGAAGGTAAAGGAGGTGTTGTAAAAGCTTTTTGGAAGATATCTCAAAGTGAATTGCCTAATTATGTATTGAATTTGTTATCAAAAAGTGGTGTTGAAACTTCGAAGGAGCTTGTTAAAGTTCTTATTGAGAGAAATGGTCAGAATATTAATGGTATAATTGAAGATATAAAGTATGTAAGAGGATACTTTAGTAATGTTGATTATATAAGTGCAGCAAAATTTATAGAAGTGTTGATGGAAAAGTATGGAGAAGGTAGTATATTTGATTTGGTAAATGCCGTAATAAAAGGCGATAAGCATAGAGTTATTATGTTAATAAGACACTTAATAGAAAGAGGAGAAGATTTGTTTTTGTTGGGTACTTTACTCTATTCACAGTTGTATAAGATTATAAGGATTAAAAGGTATTTAGAGGTTCAGACTTCGGATGAGGAGATATCTAAACAACTCGAAATGTCGGTGTATGAAGTTAGAAATCTGAAAGATTTGGTGAAATACGTAGATAATAGAAGAGCTAAAAGACTTTTGGAGTTTATAGTAGAATTTGAAATATTCGTAAGAAATTTTAATGATATTTCAAAAGTTTCTGGTATCGAAAGTTACATATTAAACAATCTCTGATATAGGAAGTTGATGTTGAGCTAAGTAGTATATATGGTTTATTTTATTTAGCGTGCATGTAGATGTGATGGTGTTTATAGAAATTATTTTTTAATATTCTGCTATGAGTTTTATGAGGTAATGGATTTTTTAAAATTTTAGTGTTTACCAGAAATACTAAAATTTTGTTTAGCATTAGTTTATGAATGTTTTATTAGATAATATATCAAATTTAGTTTTATATTATCATGATTTTTTAGCGACAGTGTTGTTTTGTTTTTATAGAAAGTTTGTTATATTATTTTATGTGGAGGTGTGTAATGAAACATTTTTCAACTTTAACATTATTAGCTATGATATTTATGCTTTCTCTGGTAATGTTTAGTAACGTTAGTTTCGGAGAAACGATTGAGGAAATTGAGGATATTCTTGTTAATTACAAAGAGCAAGGATATAAGTTTGTTAAGAAGCTTTCTAGAGGATTTTGGCAGGTCAATTTGACAACTTCTCAGGGTTATTCAAAGGATGTTTATGTTTACGTTAGTGTTAATAATAAAAATCCGAATTTTGATATAGTTTATGTTTATACTACAATTAAGATTTATACTGATCAAGATATTAGAAATTCTCTGGATAAACTTGTATTTGCTTTACAACGAAATTCATCTGAAGCTGAATGGGGTACTTTCTCTCTTTATAATGAACAGGGGAAGTGGTATCTAGATTATAATGTCAAGTTAAGAAGAATGTATGCTGATTCTACTCATGTTATGAATGCTATTGGATGGGTTGTAGGTGCTGCTAGTGTATATGAAAAACAATTTTGATATTATTTCAATAACAGTTTTGCTTTTGAGTAGGCTTCTTCTGACTTAGATTTGAGGCCTTCTTTTTTGTATTTATTACCTAACTTTATGTAGATATTTCTAAGTTTAGATTTGAAGATGTTTTCATCAAAATCTCCCCATGAAGGATTATGTAGAAATTTTTCTCCTGCTGTTGCTGCCTCTTCCAACCTACCAATGCTTTCAAGGGAGTTTATAAGTCTAAAGTAGAAAAATGCTGAGTTCGTTAGTGATGTAAGTTTTTCATAAACTAGTACAGCATTGTTAAACTTTTTCTGTTTATAGTATATGTTACCTATTATAGAAAGTGTTATTGTATTATCTCCTTCTTCCAGAGTAAGTGATATTGATAGATATTTTAGTGCTTCATCGAGAATATTTTTCCTGTAGTAAGATAGTCCTATCATTCTGTAGGGTAAGGGGTCGTTAGGATTTAGCTCAGATGCTTTTTTGAAAATATCTATTGCCTTATCATACTCCTCAAGTTTGTAATATGCTATACCTTCTGAAATATGTGTTGAGTATAAGCTCTTGGTAAATGCTTCGTTGACTAGAGTTAATAAAATGGTAATAAGTAATGTTCTAGAAACTGAACTTATTTTCATGTACATATTATAAAACGCTACTGAGATGTATTAAAATAAAGTTTTTTGAAAAATTGTCAATATCAGTTTTTGTAATTTTACATTATTGTGAAACTGAATTTGTTTTATTGGAACGTAAAAAATATTCGTAATTTATGGAAATTGTTCAAATTGTTTTCAACAGTGTTATTTTGGTAATTCTTTCTGCTTTTGATATTAAAACAAGGACTGTTCCAAATTACATAACAGTACCTTACATTTTGTTGGGTTTTTTGTTTATTATTTTGTTTCCTGATAACTGTTTAAACCTTATGAATACTTTTGAGTTTCTAATAATAGTTTTAGTAATGTTTATTTATTCAAAATTACGAAATTTTGATTTTTTTGATGTTTTTGGTGGTGGGGACATCAAAGTTGTTTTTGGATTATCTTTGATGAGTAGTTTTGAGATTTTTAATATTTCTCTAATATTTGGTTCTCTTTTAGGGATGTTGTGGGGTATTGTTAAAAGACGCAAAGGAATTCCGTTTATACCATTTTTGTTTTTAGGATATCTAGTAGGTGTAATATGGTATGTGTTATATAATTACGTTATCTAAGGTCATCATTAACACAAATCCTATTATTACTCCTGCGGTTGAGATATCAGTATTACCAGACATTTGAGACTCAGGTATTACTTCTTCGATGACTATATAAAACATAGCACCTGCTGCGAATGCTAGGCTTATAGGTAAAAAGTGAGGTATTGCTGCTATTACTAAAAAACCTATTATTCCACCTATTATCTCAGAGAATCCTGACATAACTCCGTACAGAAAACTTTTCAATTTACCGACACCATAGGCGAGTAATGCTCCTGATAATGCCAATCCTTCGGGTATATTTTGTATACCTATACCTATAGCAACTGGAATGCCGCTATAGTTCGGTAGTAGTTCCATAGCACCTAGTGCGATTCCTACAGCAAATCCTTCCGGTATATGATGAAGTGTCATTGCTAAGTAAAGTAGAATGGGTTTTTTGAAGTTTGTTGATATACCTTCCACTTTTGTTGAGTCTATGTGAAGGTGTGGTATTAGAGTGTCAAGTAATTTTATTGCTAGAGTTCCCATTATAAATGCTCCTCCTGCTAAAATCCAGCCGGGTATATTCAAAAACTCAGATATATTCATGGAAGGTACTAGCAAGGACCATATACTTGCTGCTAACATAACACCTGCAGAAAAGCCTAGTAAGAAATCTAAAACTTTTCTATTTGGTGTATTAAAAATGAAAATTCCAAGAGAGCCTAAATTATTCAACATCCAGGTAAACAATACACCTATTATAACAAGAAGAGATGGGTTTATTTCGCTTAGAGCTGTTGTATTCATGCCTAGGGACTTTAGTATATAGCAATAATTTTAACAGAGTCAAGATTTAAATCTTGGATTTACTGAAGTTTTTTGATAAATTGAATTCTAAACATTTGTTCTTTAGAATTTAGGTGTGTTAAAATCATGCCGAAAATTTGATGGGGTTATAAATGCCGGAGTCTTCAATACCAGCATATGGTGTTATAAAGTGTAGGTTTAAAGCTATTAGTACAAATACATTTGGTATAGCCTTCATATCTTTTAATCTTCTTTCGAAGAGTTTGGAAAAAATACAGGTTGCTTCTTCTCATTTTAGTTCAATATACGAGAATAATCCTCAGATGCCTTGGTATGATTTTGAAGAAAAAATAATAAATGTGAAATGGAAAGGAGAGTATTCAATAAGTATAACAAATGATATTCAAAAGGCATTGGATTATGAACTTAAATCGAAAGAGAGAGTTGATGAAATAATATACTTTATATCGAAAAGTGCAACTCCTAAAATTGCTGAGTTTATTCAAAGTGTTCTACAAAGACCTACGGGTGATAGGAATGTAACTGTAGATGTTGAGATTGAGACAGTAAGTCAGGAAGAGATAGAAGAAATAAATGTCAAGCGAATGAAAAAGGAAGTAGATAAAAAGGTATATCAACACCAACAAGCTTCTAAGCAAGATTCTGATGAGTTTAATTTACCACCTAATTCTATAGTCCTTGAAGCTTCTCTTGTACTCTCGCCTATAACTGGTGTGCCTGTTTACGAACTCAGACCTGGTGATAAGGTTTTAACAAGAATAACAGAGAAGACCCAAAGAGGACAATACTTTAAAGAACTTCTAGGAGCAATTTCTCCACAAACAAATGAAGAGAGACCTGTACCATCTACAATAGAACAGATAAAAGTGGTGGGTAAAAATTATGTTGTTCTTACGAGTATAGGTCCAGGTATATATGGTAAGTCAATAGAAGAAGACAATGTTAAAGTTAAAAAGTACGAAGGAGAAATAGCGAAGGGATCAAGAGTAGATCAAAGTATTGATGAATCTTCTCTAGTGAAAGAAGATAATACCTTGAATATACTTATCTTTGTTGGTATTGCTGCCGGTGGATTGATGTTAATAGTACTAATACTTATGATGTTGGGGTTCTTCTAAATGAGAAAAGCAAAGGTATTCAGGCAAACTTCTGAAACCTCAATAGAAATTTGTATTGATATTGATGGTAGTGGTTTTTTTCAGGGAGCTACTCAGATTGGATTCTTTGATCATCTTATATCTTCTTTTTCAAAACACTCGTCTATTGATATAGATGTAATTATTTGTAAAGGAGACGTTCATATAGATTTTCATCATCTTATAGAAGATTTTGGTATTGTTCTGGGAGAATGTTTTGACAAAGCGTTAGGTGATAAGAAAGGTATATCAAGATTTGGTTTTGCATCAGTTCCACTTGATGAAGCTCTTTCGCAGGTTTCTGTTGATGTAAGTGGAAGACCTTACCTTTACATAGATGAGAGAATATTGGATGGGTGTATAAGAGAATTTGATATGGAGTTAATAGAAGTTTTTTTCTCAGGTTTTGTTAGAAGTGCTAAAATTGCACTTCATGTGGATTTGGTAAGAGGAGTAAACAAACATCATATTGCAGAATCTGTTTTTAAATCCTTTGCCGTTGCGATAAAAAATGCTGTTAAAATCTCATCGGATGGTATCCCTTCTACCAAGGGAGTTTTGTAGTTAAATTTAATTCCCTTAAGTAGATTCATAGTAGTTGTGAATTTTTTGTTTTGAGATATATAATATTAATTTATGGAGGATAATATGAGAAGAGTTTTTTTGTGTGTTTTAATTTTAGTTTCTTTTTTAGTTTTCGGATGTTCTGAACCAAGGCAAACTAAGGAAAATACAAAAATCTCTCATCAAGAGCAAGTTGGTTTTAAATCTTACGAAGTTGAAGGTGAAGGAGAAGAATACTTTGAAGCTAGGAAAAATGCTATAGCTAGTGGTATAAGAAAAGCAGTAATTGAAATTGTTGGCGACAAAAAATACAGATCTAATTATGATGAGATAGAGGTAAAAATAGTACAGGATAAAAAAGTTGTTAATCAGGTTTCAGAATTCACAAGTACCAAAATATTCGATAGAAATAACAAAAAAGTTGTCTCTGGCATAACAAAAGTAAATTTGGATTTACTAAAGTCATACTTAGATGTTTTGAATCTAGAAGATAATGGTAAGTTGATATCTCAACCACAGCGACAGATATCAAAAGAATTACAGTCTTCTAAAATTTACAAACAAGATGACAGCAGTGTTAGTTTTACTCCTTCTGATAATTCCCCTATTATGGATATCTCATTTCTTGTATTTGTGCCAACCGAGAAGCTTAGTTATCTTGAAAGTGATGAAAACTATAAAATTTTTATAGAACTTATAAACTCAAAGTTATCTGAATATGGTCTTAATTATGTTGACTTTAAAAGAGCTTTAGATCTATCAAAAAAGTTCTATAGTATCTATGAAGAAAAAACAGGGCACACTATGTCTTTAATGCAGATGTTAGCACAAGAACTTAAAGCTGATGTTTATATCGAAGCTGATATTAATGTTAAGACTTCTCTTATTATTGGTAATCTTCCGGATATAACAATAGTCTCTAGTATTAAGTCTTATGATGCTTCAACAGGTAAAGGTCTAGGTACTTCAACAACGACAAAATCTAAAAGATCAAAAATGGATTATTTTCAGTCAAGAGTTGAAGTTATGAATGAAATTGTTGAACAAGAAATACCAAAAATTCTTAAGAATGTGGATGATTATTTTTCAGAAGGTATTCCTATAAATGTTGTTATCGTAGGTTTTAGTAATGTTTCTGAGGAGAAAGAATTTTCAGCAATATTTGATTCCTTACCAGGAATAAGTACTAGAAGAAGAAAGAGTATATCTGGTAATACTTCAGAGTATGATATAGTTTACAAAGGAGGAGCTTCGTATTTTGTTGATGACCTAATAGAAGTAATCTCGGCGATCCAAAAATATTCGAAGGTAAAAATAGATCAAAGCGTTAACAAAGTTATAATTAACCTAAAGTAGTAATTATCATATGTTAATAAGTGAAAAAGTTGTTCTTGAATATTTAGTATTTTAAGTTAGCTAGTGAATAATACAAATATAAATATGGACACAAAGGCTATAAAGTGCAGTATTCCTATCGATATTATCAGTAAAAGTAGAATTAGTAGTAAGCGATACTTGTATTCAGCTGCAGATATAAACCTAGCAAATATTGGTAAAGAAGTAAATGATAAGATGTGTATTATAGAGTATGCTATTCTTTGTGCTAGATTGTTGTCTAGATATGATATTAGTGACAAGGTAATTTGATAATTAGGTAGGTATGAATGTCCTAAAAGTGCTAGTGAAGTAACATTTGTAAAAAGAAGCAAGAATATGAGTATTAAAGGAGTTAAAAAATTGTGAGATTCCTTTATTATGTTATCTATGGGTACAGGTTCTATGCTTTTTGATAGATGTTTCCCAAGCAAGACAGATA
This genomic interval carries:
- the holA gene encoding DNA polymerase III subunit delta; this encodes MKKQQGVQTAGIYLLLGENNFEKEEFLRRLILDFSKGKSVSLISIDYSEDQAIHKFIAELRTSSLFTSYKIVLLKNLDKPMTRQERELIVELLGSFYSNEILVVIISSLSPYKFDKTVSTLIEGKGGVVKAFWKISQSELPNYVLNLLSKSGVETSKELVKVLIERNGQNINGIIEDIKYVRGYFSNVDYISAAKFIEVLMEKYGEGSIFDLVNAVIKGDKHRVIMLIRHLIERGEDLFLLGTLLYSQLYKIIRIKRYLEVQTSDEEISKQLEMSVYEVRNLKDLVKYVDNRRAKRLLEFIVEFEIFVRNFNDISKVSGIESYILNNL
- a CDS encoding tetratricopeptide repeat protein, whose translation is MKISSVSRTLLITILLTLVNEAFTKSLYSTHISEGIAYYKLEEYDKAIDIFKKASELNPNDPLPYRMIGLSYYRKNILDEALKYLSISLTLEEGDNTITLSIIGNIYYKQKKFNNAVLVYEKLTSLTNSAFFYFRLINSLESIGRLEEAATAGEKFLHNPSWGDFDENIFKSKLRNIYIKLGNKYKKEGLKSKSEEAYSKAKLLLK
- a CDS encoding A24 family peptidase, yielding MEIVQIVFNSVILVILSAFDIKTRTVPNYITVPYILLGFLFIILFPDNCLNLMNTFEFLIIVLVMFIYSKLRNFDFFDVFGGGDIKVVFGLSLMSSFEIFNISLIFGSLLGMLWGIVKRRKGIPFIPFLFLGYLVGVIWYVLYNYVI
- a CDS encoding ZIP family metal transporter, with the protein product MNTTALSEINPSLLVIIGVLFTWMLNNLGSLGIFIFNTPNRKVLDFLLGFSAGVMLAASIWSLLVPSMNISEFLNIPGWILAGGAFIMGTLAIKLLDTLIPHLHIDSTKVEGISTNFKKPILLYLAMTLHHIPEGFAVGIALGAMELLPNYSGIPVAIGIGIQNIPEGLALSGALLAYGVGKLKSFLYGVMSGFSEIIGGIIGFLVIAAIPHFLPISLAFAAGAMFYIVIEEVIPESQMSGNTDISTAGVIIGFVLMMTLDNVII
- the hisB gene encoding imidazoleglycerol-phosphate dehydratase HisB, with amino-acid sequence MRKAKVFRQTSETSIEICIDIDGSGFFQGATQIGFFDHLISSFSKHSSIDIDVIICKGDVHIDFHHLIEDFGIVLGECFDKALGDKKGISRFGFASVPLDEALSQVSVDVSGRPYLYIDERILDGCIREFDMELIEVFFSGFVRSAKIALHVDLVRGVNKHHIAESVFKSFAVAIKNAVKISSDGIPSTKGVL
- a CDS encoding DUF6175 family protein, giving the protein MRRVFLCVLILVSFLVFGCSEPRQTKENTKISHQEQVGFKSYEVEGEGEEYFEARKNAIASGIRKAVIEIVGDKKYRSNYDEIEVKIVQDKKVVNQVSEFTSTKIFDRNNKKVVSGITKVNLDLLKSYLDVLNLEDNGKLISQPQRQISKELQSSKIYKQDDSSVSFTPSDNSPIMDISFLVFVPTEKLSYLESDENYKIFIELINSKLSEYGLNYVDFKRALDLSKKFYSIYEEKTGHTMSLMQMLAQELKADVYIEADINVKTSLIIGNLPDITIVSSIKSYDASTGKGLGTSTTTKSKRSKMDYFQSRVEVMNEIVEQEIPKILKNVDDYFSEGIPINVVIVGFSNVSEEKEFSAIFDSLPGISTRRRKSISGNTSEYDIVYKGGASYFVDDLIEVISAIQKYSKVKIDQSVNKVIINLK